From the Caldisericaceae bacterium genome, one window contains:
- a CDS encoding transcription repressor NadR — MDKESRFEKIIEILEKENAPVSGSKIANILNITRQVVVQDVAVLKSRGYQIISTARGYVLNKREPPFKRVLAVRHSKEDIFKELSIIVNNGGEVIDVIVEHPLYGEIRGMLNIRTIEDVKAFLSKMETSKAVPLMSLSNGVHLHTVGASTNEQLDKIEKLLKEEGFLLY; from the coding sequence ATGGATAAAGAGTCCCGTTTTGAAAAAATTATTGAAATTTTAGAGAAAGAAAACGCTCCTGTAAGTGGGAGTAAAATTGCAAACATATTAAACATAACTCGCCAAGTTGTAGTGCAGGATGTAGCGGTCCTTAAAAGTCGTGGTTATCAAATAATTTCAACAGCAAGAGGTTATGTTTTAAATAAAAGAGAGCCTCCTTTTAAAAGAGTGTTAGCAGTAAGACATTCAAAAGAAGATATTTTTAAGGAATTATCAATAATTGTCAATAATGGTGGGGAAGTTATTGATGTAATTGTCGAGCACCCGCTGTATGGTGAAATAAGAGGAATGCTTAATATTAGGACAATTGAAGATGTAAAAGCCTTTCTTTCTAAAATGGAAACTTCAAAGGCAGTGCCTTTAATGAGCCTTTCTAATGGAGTTCATTTGCATACGGTGGGTGCGTCAACTAACGAACAGTTGGATAAAATTGAAAAACTTTTAAAGGAAGAAGGGTTTCTTTTGTATTAA